In a single window of the Roseiconus lacunae genome:
- a CDS encoding SGNH/GDSL hydrolase family protein yields MRYCLLLTSFVLTTSIGFGAFPLRDAVECHPRDGLPHFINKANAGETVRVAYLGGSITAAPGWRIQSRQWLQEQYPDATFNEIHAAIGGTGSDLGVFRLQRDVLQHHPDLLFVEFAVNDGGAPPERIHQAMEGIVRQTWKFDPSIDICFVYTLTEAMLPDLQSGKMPRAASAMEELADRYGIPSIHFGVEVARLESVGELVFKSTKRTDMNAKPMVFSSDGVHPHVETGHRIYTQTIARSWPAISAASGEPREHQLGPPLREDNWEQAKMVAIRPDMLKGNWRKLPGDHVLAKRFRRNMPVIYQAVESGASLEFSFAGTSAGVFDVLGPDGGQVTVNLDDRDTVDRNRIDGYCTYHRMATLRIGNALMPGTHVVKIELAPTQLDKREVLFERNRDDFDSKPEKYDAHTWYASSLMLIGDLIEQ; encoded by the coding sequence ATGCGTTATTGTTTGCTTCTGACGTCATTCGTTTTGACCACATCGATCGGTTTTGGTGCGTTCCCACTTCGCGATGCGGTCGAATGCCATCCTCGCGACGGACTGCCTCACTTCATCAACAAAGCTAACGCCGGTGAAACCGTGCGGGTCGCGTATCTTGGCGGTAGCATCACTGCCGCGCCGGGGTGGCGAATTCAGTCGCGTCAATGGCTACAGGAACAATACCCTGACGCTACATTCAACGAAATTCATGCGGCGATCGGCGGAACCGGTTCCGACCTTGGTGTGTTTCGATTGCAGCGTGACGTGTTGCAACATCATCCCGATTTACTGTTCGTCGAATTTGCGGTCAACGACGGTGGGGCGCCACCAGAGAGAATCCATCAAGCGATGGAAGGAATCGTACGCCAGACTTGGAAGTTCGATCCGTCCATTGATATCTGTTTTGTTTACACGTTGACCGAAGCGATGTTGCCGGATCTTCAATCAGGGAAGATGCCTCGCGCGGCGAGCGCAATGGAAGAACTAGCGGATCGATATGGAATCCCCTCGATTCACTTCGGAGTCGAAGTTGCCCGCTTGGAAAGTGTGGGAGAGTTGGTTTTCAAATCTACCAAGCGAACTGACATGAACGCCAAGCCAATGGTTTTTTCGTCCGACGGTGTGCATCCCCACGTCGAAACGGGACATCGAATCTATACCCAAACCATCGCACGTTCCTGGCCAGCGATATCCGCGGCAAGTGGTGAACCTCGTGAACACCAACTTGGCCCACCACTTCGCGAAGACAATTGGGAGCAAGCCAAGATGGTCGCGATTCGTCCGGACATGTTGAAAGGCAACTGGAGAAAACTTCCCGGTGATCATGTCCTAGCCAAACGATTCCGACGCAACATGCCGGTGATCTACCAAGCGGTAGAATCGGGAGCCAGCTTGGAATTTTCGTTCGCGGGGACCTCGGCAGGAGTCTTCGATGTATTGGGGCCTGACGGGGGACAAGTCACGGTAAATCTTGATGACCGTGACACCGTCGATCGGAATCGGATCGACGGCTACTGTACTTATCACCGCATGGCAACCTTGCGTATTGGAAACGCTTTAATGCCGGGCACGCATGTGGTCAAAATTGAGTTAGCGCCCACGCAACTCGACAAACGAGAGGTCTTGTTCGAACGAAACCGAGATGACTTCGATTCCAAGCCGGAAAAATACGATGCGCATACCTGGTATGCGTCGTCGTTGATGTTGATCGGCGATTTGATCGAGCAATGA
- a CDS encoding CehA/McbA family metallohydrolase yields the protein MNALALSHTFLRRTVGLLASLTIVVSSGLVAVADEPIAVPAQPMLSQVHRLTEALDVIGKPISEADREMLQAARQLKSDHQVTQAVEKIFDPLCLVTVRVPHSGPVNVQPGAANPELLEQGWRTFLVKVFNPHGRTGRLFVESPNARPLPYAPESEVGSRWMQVSSFEGQPMRANLSGLAIEYRIIQIYSRDAGPKSAILEFNVTGDPNGDRDLIREWRFDESTDGWNAMNQVDVRQDKGALLFDSNGPDPFMGSEVQAEGGPMVLRFWAQTEAEGIGQMYWWTKDVSYATPDRIANFILEPGVAHLYEIPFHVDGELAGVRLDPLMKPGTMRIDWIDLYSAERTENWVKHELNFACEPATQVTFRVIDEEGLPAVAKFEVRDDEGRIYPAQSKRLAPDFFFQRHIYRADGESLPLPPGQYTITCSRGPETIPETQTITVDEQPIELVYRVRRWVDPSTLGWWSGDHHIHAAGCLHYDNPTQGVKPNDMIRHIMGEDLKVGCCLTWGPCFDYQKRFFTGEVAEQSEYPYTLRYDVEVSGFGSHMSGHLNLLNLKQQIYPGGESKDHWPTLGLNTLRWAKSQGAVCGPAHSSIGLNRFVGRLPETEGKDGEHQLPNYNIPAYDGIGANEFIVDVTHQVPGPDGKPIPAVDFISAMNTERVAEWNMWYHVLNCGLRVAVSGETDFPCVSGERVGIGRVYAQVDGELTFAKWVQSIANGRSYVSDGFCHLLGFEASNASGDQVQLGIKGSELSVKAGETANFSVDASALLEYTEATEVELIVNGQLMARQTLPTDGSLETLSFDHQFDESGWVALRVFPHAHTNPIYVVVDGTPIRGPIESVRWCLAGVEQCWKSKRDTYAAAEQADAKAAYDHAREFYQSLLRLYSKDD from the coding sequence ATGAACGCACTCGCCCTTTCCCATACGTTCTTACGACGAACCGTGGGGTTGCTCGCCTCGCTGACAATCGTCGTTTCTTCCGGCCTAGTCGCAGTGGCGGATGAACCGATCGCCGTTCCTGCCCAACCGATGCTTTCACAGGTGCATCGGTTGACCGAAGCGTTGGATGTGATCGGAAAACCGATCAGTGAGGCCGATCGGGAAATGCTCCAAGCAGCCCGGCAACTGAAGTCGGACCATCAAGTTACCCAAGCGGTCGAAAAGATTTTTGATCCGCTTTGCTTGGTGACCGTTCGGGTTCCACATTCTGGACCGGTGAATGTTCAGCCGGGAGCGGCCAATCCGGAACTATTAGAACAAGGTTGGCGGACATTTTTGGTCAAAGTTTTTAACCCGCATGGCCGTACCGGGCGTTTGTTTGTCGAAAGTCCAAACGCCCGTCCGCTACCGTATGCACCGGAATCCGAAGTCGGTTCGCGTTGGATGCAGGTATCGTCTTTCGAAGGCCAACCGATGCGTGCCAATCTGAGTGGACTGGCAATTGAATACCGGATCATTCAAATCTATAGCCGAGATGCAGGCCCGAAGTCGGCGATCCTTGAGTTCAATGTTACCGGTGATCCGAACGGCGATCGCGACTTGATTCGCGAATGGCGATTTGATGAGTCGACTGACGGCTGGAATGCGATGAACCAAGTCGATGTCCGTCAGGACAAGGGAGCACTCCTTTTCGACTCCAACGGCCCCGACCCTTTCATGGGATCCGAAGTCCAAGCGGAAGGCGGCCCGATGGTACTCCGTTTTTGGGCCCAAACCGAAGCCGAAGGGATAGGCCAAATGTATTGGTGGACCAAGGACGTTTCCTATGCTACCCCCGATCGGATCGCCAACTTCATCCTTGAACCAGGTGTCGCCCATCTTTATGAGATTCCGTTTCATGTCGACGGTGAACTCGCCGGCGTGCGTTTAGACCCGTTAATGAAACCGGGGACGATGCGAATCGATTGGATCGATCTCTATTCGGCCGAGCGAACTGAAAACTGGGTAAAGCATGAACTGAATTTCGCCTGCGAACCGGCGACGCAGGTTACGTTTCGTGTAATCGACGAAGAAGGCTTGCCGGCGGTGGCCAAGTTCGAAGTCCGTGATGATGAAGGTCGTATTTATCCGGCCCAGTCGAAACGCTTGGCACCCGATTTTTTCTTCCAACGCCATATCTATCGAGCCGACGGAGAATCTTTGCCACTACCACCCGGACAATACACGATCACTTGTTCGCGTGGTCCCGAAACGATTCCTGAAACTCAAACGATCACGGTCGATGAGCAACCGATTGAACTCGTCTACCGAGTCCGTCGTTGGGTCGATCCGTCAACTTTGGGGTGGTGGTCGGGGGATCATCACATCCATGCCGCCGGTTGCTTGCACTATGACAATCCCACACAGGGCGTTAAACCGAACGATATGATCCGCCACATTATGGGTGAGGACTTGAAGGTTGGCTGCTGCCTCACTTGGGGCCCTTGTTTTGACTATCAGAAACGATTCTTCACCGGCGAAGTTGCCGAACAGTCCGAGTATCCGTACACGCTGCGATACGACGTCGAGGTCTCTGGGTTTGGGTCGCACATGTCCGGACATCTGAATTTGTTGAACCTAAAACAGCAAATCTATCCCGGTGGTGAATCAAAAGACCACTGGCCGACGCTAGGACTGAACACCCTACGATGGGCAAAAAGTCAAGGTGCGGTCTGTGGGCCGGCGCACTCTTCGATCGGTCTGAATCGCTTCGTCGGTCGGCTTCCGGAAACGGAAGGCAAGGACGGCGAGCACCAGTTACCCAACTACAACATCCCCGCTTATGACGGGATTGGTGCCAACGAATTCATCGTGGACGTCACCCATCAAGTTCCCGGTCCAGACGGCAAACCGATTCCAGCGGTCGACTTCATTTCCGCGATGAATACCGAACGAGTCGCCGAATGGAACATGTGGTACCACGTCCTCAACTGTGGTCTTCGTGTCGCCGTCAGTGGAGAAACCGATTTTCCCTGCGTCAGCGGAGAACGGGTGGGGATCGGCCGTGTCTACGCCCAAGTTGATGGTGAGTTAACGTTCGCCAAGTGGGTTCAATCGATCGCCAATGGACGCAGCTATGTCAGCGATGGGTTCTGTCATTTGCTAGGTTTTGAAGCATCCAACGCAAGCGGTGATCAGGTGCAACTGGGAATCAAAGGCAGTGAACTCTCTGTCAAAGCTGGCGAGACAGCTAACTTTTCGGTCGACGCCTCAGCTTTACTTGAGTACACCGAGGCAACCGAAGTCGAGTTGATCGTCAATGGGCAACTGATGGCTCGTCAGACTCTTCCGACCGATGGATCCTTAGAAACGCTTTCATTCGATCACCAATTCGACGAAAGCGGATGGGTGGCATTGCGCGTTTTCCCGCACGCACACACGAATCCTATCTATGTCGTCGTCGACGGCACACCGATTCGAGGACCAATCGAAAGTGTTCGCTGGTGCCTTGCGGGTGTTGAGCAATGTTGGAAATCAAAACGTGACACCTATGCCGCCGCAGAACAGGCCGACGCGAAAGCCGCCTACGATCATGCTCGCGAATTTTACCAATCACTGCTGCGGTTGTATTCCAAGGACGACTAA
- a CDS encoding CehA/McbA family metallohydrolase codes for MIFPCDNPGDSMTAFLSPVEADPSSRTTQRLSRPIGTLRRFGAMLLTLVLLAPAAVAHEGHLAKNHSGDAPHERRAYEQSEQAFQLFSFLLSHWPSDLHDALIRQAWEERQWLRQSPDALTEQSLRDKRERVVRQLHATLPAIKLRWDGRSLAPLDPSTKLSFCRTIPSPLLVTIINDDHRELRLRIKNATDSAIEATSAEQFNVSSHTASSVCLTLRYDAEAVTDTLPLPMVASSGQRLRDVTVPIELTDPATIHASVTLNGQPTASRVLVRCSDGVYRHGGSLANKSTLTEKLVVYPPIDVWKKVRHFYVDGDVSMTVPPGLTTVTAEQGFEVERQRVVIDAQSRRTGRLQLQCQPIKDLPQTDWVSGDTHVHWVTNQWNVDEPLELLSVVQRAEGVQVVNNLTLLQRQASHAFIKPSQAPMGPIDAISDSIYHVQMGEEYRNEDLYGHLCFLNLDWLVQPIGTGAIIAGPDALDYPLNRTAIESCRQQGGISIEAHGTGGNKDVPVNVIHRLTDSLDQMEPSEYYRLLDCGFRLPLSNGSDHPARTLGAARTFVNVEPPLSYSRWIEGIREGRTFTTSGPMIYLSVSDGKIGDVFDTGPQEPLKIVAKFVSRDRIGVAQIVSNGTVVAEKRIDANRGELKLTIPAEHSRWIVARCSNRNDGRSDFGFGNFNAILGPGIGHTSPIYVTVDGQPRFDPAAAAYWRSRIREHIRDIQTKGRFATDAQLHEAITYMEDGIAMYEQLELQRKSARSLVEPWQTMRDRLINVIRRFGDPTRTVQTIQQLHQATGPRTTKKALEELTLLKVSVNPESRVKIASTRDRIELRQDRPQRFLIEVENIAGVTAPLNITGFDLSFASPLPADWCSIRVIDSPFTSIYLTGNPNEYKVVELTAHKAGLREIRLVGDAGQGTQDLGFRATTDLLLDVKPRRWGSAP; via the coding sequence ATGATATTCCCTTGCGACAATCCCGGTGATTCGATGACCGCCTTCCTTTCACCAGTTGAAGCGGATCCAAGCAGCCGCACCACGCAACGACTGTCACGTCCGATCGGTACGCTAAGACGGTTTGGTGCGATGCTCCTTACCCTCGTGCTGCTCGCGCCCGCCGCGGTCGCACATGAAGGACACCTCGCGAAAAATCACTCGGGTGATGCGCCCCACGAACGTCGTGCCTATGAGCAATCCGAACAAGCGTTTCAGTTGTTTTCTTTCCTGCTTTCGCACTGGCCCTCCGACCTTCATGACGCCTTGATTCGACAGGCCTGGGAAGAACGCCAGTGGCTTCGCCAATCACCCGATGCGTTGACAGAGCAATCACTGCGCGACAAACGTGAACGCGTGGTACGGCAACTGCACGCGACCTTACCAGCGATCAAACTACGATGGGACGGTCGATCGTTGGCACCGCTCGATCCATCGACGAAACTTTCGTTCTGCCGAACGATCCCATCACCGCTGCTCGTCACAATCATTAACGATGATCATCGTGAGTTGCGACTTCGGATCAAAAACGCGACTGACTCCGCCATCGAAGCGACTTCGGCAGAGCAGTTCAACGTGTCGTCGCATACCGCGTCCAGCGTTTGCTTGACGCTACGCTACGACGCCGAAGCGGTGACTGACACCTTGCCTCTGCCGATGGTCGCATCGTCCGGTCAGCGTTTACGAGATGTCACGGTACCGATCGAGTTGACCGATCCGGCAACAATTCATGCAAGTGTCACTCTCAACGGACAGCCAACCGCATCGCGCGTCTTAGTGCGGTGCAGCGATGGCGTCTATCGCCACGGGGGAAGTTTGGCTAACAAGTCGACACTGACCGAAAAGCTGGTGGTCTACCCGCCGATCGATGTCTGGAAGAAAGTTCGCCACTTTTATGTCGATGGCGACGTATCGATGACTGTTCCACCGGGCCTTACTACCGTCACCGCCGAACAAGGATTCGAAGTTGAGCGTCAGCGAGTGGTAATCGATGCACAATCACGCCGGACAGGACGGCTACAGCTTCAATGCCAACCGATCAAAGACCTACCGCAAACCGACTGGGTTTCCGGAGACACGCACGTGCACTGGGTCACCAACCAATGGAACGTCGATGAACCGCTGGAACTTCTGTCTGTCGTCCAACGGGCTGAGGGAGTGCAAGTGGTCAATAATTTGACGTTGTTACAACGGCAAGCAAGCCATGCATTTATCAAACCATCTCAAGCACCGATGGGACCGATCGATGCGATCAGCGATTCCATTTATCACGTCCAGATGGGCGAAGAGTACCGAAACGAAGATCTGTACGGTCACCTTTGTTTTCTCAACCTCGATTGGCTGGTTCAGCCGATCGGAACTGGTGCGATCATCGCCGGTCCGGACGCGTTGGATTATCCACTGAATCGAACCGCAATCGAATCCTGTCGGCAGCAGGGGGGAATCAGCATTGAAGCTCACGGCACCGGTGGCAACAAAGATGTTCCCGTCAACGTAATCCATCGATTGACCGATTCACTTGATCAGATGGAACCCTCGGAATACTACCGGTTGCTGGACTGCGGTTTCCGTCTGCCGCTCAGCAACGGAAGCGATCATCCGGCGAGAACACTTGGTGCCGCCCGAACCTTTGTCAACGTCGAACCGCCGCTCTCATACAGTCGGTGGATCGAAGGGATTCGCGAGGGACGCACGTTCACAACCTCGGGGCCGATGATTTATCTCTCGGTCAGCGATGGCAAAATCGGTGATGTATTCGACACGGGACCGCAAGAACCGCTAAAGATCGTTGCCAAGTTCGTTTCACGCGACCGAATTGGCGTCGCACAGATTGTTTCTAACGGAACCGTCGTCGCTGAAAAACGGATCGATGCGAACCGAGGTGAACTAAAGCTGACGATCCCTGCAGAACACAGCCGCTGGATCGTGGCCCGATGCAGCAATCGAAACGACGGGCGATCCGACTTCGGGTTCGGGAATTTCAATGCGATTCTCGGTCCGGGAATCGGACACACCAGTCCGATTTACGTCACCGTCGATGGACAACCCCGTTTCGATCCAGCAGCTGCTGCCTATTGGCGGTCTCGAATCCGAGAGCACATTCGGGATATCCAAACCAAAGGACGTTTCGCAACCGATGCGCAGTTACATGAAGCGATCACGTACATGGAAGACGGCATCGCGATGTACGAACAGCTTGAATTGCAACGCAAGTCGGCTCGGTCACTTGTCGAGCCGTGGCAAACGATGCGAGACCGTTTGATCAACGTGATTCGTCGGTTCGGAGATCCCACGCGAACTGTCCAAACGATCCAACAATTGCATCAAGCCACCGGTCCACGAACGACTAAGAAGGCACTGGAGGAACTAACGCTACTGAAGGTTTCCGTTAATCCTGAATCGCGTGTCAAGATCGCATCGACACGCGATCGCATTGAGCTTCGTCAGGACCGTCCGCAGCGGTTTCTTATTGAAGTCGAAAACATCGCCGGAGTGACGGCGCCTCTGAATATCACCGGTTTTGATCTTTCGTTTGCCTCGCCGCTACCAGCCGATTGGTGTTCTATTCGAGTCATCGATAGCCCATTCACATCGATTTATCTCACCGGAAACCCAAACGAATACAAGGTAGTGGAGTTGACCGCCCACAAAGCCGGCCTTCGCGAGATCCGCTTGGTCGGTGATGCCGGCCAAGGAACCCAAGACCTCGGTTTCCGAGCGACAACGGATCTGTTGCTCGACGTAAAACCACGGCGTTGGGGATCGGCACCGTAG
- a CDS encoding polysaccharide deacetylase family protein produces the protein MTFQTKETPLFRRLIKSGVLCLGLLVGPIACGESPQPFADSYVQQIKIRFVDTESAKQANVKPLPLFDGHHRAVSCRWDDNWTSDNLGARTEMEAFGIRGTWYLNGRTFSPENKPADYLPVAQKLLSGGNSIGGHSETHPFITYFHSNRTFAEMSNVRIAWEAALDRPVISYAYSFVDLAPPPEGNVVLDRTLRTLSRAGYYHIAEFVGFFDKVDLPHELSPIMPPENQTFEQFEQAVQWAYDDPEVGDRSPMISNSMHAWYGTQRLHYDYSELRKRLKFLADLKDVWHCNQNQYAAYRRQYRKTSIEQVSRNKKQIVVQIRRPRLLDLNDTTPLTFEVIGVDASDIELIDVSDATVTRSSNDDRTRVMFHLGHPNDETLPEKIAHIANPSNQRDRQGSSEDNDFPSLRGRLAIDGNTLKIRMSWDEDEPVRINRIRWRVPIAYRVVTETQRADQTVPQSLIAQVQLRPTDASDLSWGNEHFAAEIDFESEGQCGRVHLTCQRSGESPDESLPLNGFAILGPVPAQANSEEELIRLAQQNFAAERWEILDSQSLSWRTNARDGYINQEWMNPEYVRTTGTWDAESPTYALRTVVTSPDDRQADLVVSHPSITTVVINGEVIEPSHNHSARVTLKSGENTIAIVYPGCRLNVGTQRLSACFFRLADPATRERFRDIKYAAN, from the coding sequence ATGACCTTTCAAACGAAGGAAACGCCATTGTTTAGACGGCTCATTAAGTCCGGCGTGCTTTGCCTTGGCCTCTTGGTGGGGCCGATCGCTTGCGGAGAATCACCTCAACCCTTCGCGGACTCTTATGTCCAGCAAATCAAGATTCGATTCGTCGATACAGAATCGGCGAAACAAGCCAATGTCAAGCCGTTGCCGCTCTTCGACGGGCATCATCGCGCGGTTTCCTGCCGCTGGGATGACAACTGGACCAGCGATAATCTTGGTGCCCGAACGGAAATGGAAGCGTTCGGTATTCGAGGAACGTGGTATCTCAACGGACGTACGTTTTCACCAGAGAACAAGCCCGCCGACTACTTGCCAGTGGCACAAAAACTCCTGTCTGGCGGAAACTCCATCGGAGGTCACTCTGAAACCCATCCTTTCATCACATACTTCCACAGCAACCGGACGTTCGCCGAAATGTCGAACGTTCGAATCGCCTGGGAAGCCGCACTCGACAGGCCGGTGATTTCCTATGCGTACTCCTTTGTTGATCTCGCGCCGCCCCCGGAAGGGAATGTCGTCCTCGATCGGACGCTGCGAACCCTTTCTCGGGCCGGGTACTATCACATCGCAGAATTTGTCGGATTCTTTGACAAGGTGGATCTACCGCATGAACTCAGTCCGATCATGCCCCCGGAAAATCAAACCTTCGAGCAATTCGAACAAGCGGTTCAATGGGCCTACGATGATCCGGAAGTCGGCGATCGTTCCCCGATGATTTCGAACTCGATGCATGCTTGGTACGGAACGCAACGCCTGCATTACGATTATTCCGAGCTTCGCAAACGCCTGAAATTCCTAGCTGATTTGAAAGATGTTTGGCACTGCAATCAAAACCAGTACGCAGCCTATCGCCGCCAGTATCGTAAGACATCGATCGAGCAAGTTTCTCGAAACAAAAAACAGATCGTCGTCCAAATACGTCGACCCAGATTATTGGACCTCAACGATACGACCCCGCTGACGTTTGAAGTCATCGGGGTCGACGCGAGTGATATTGAATTGATCGATGTGTCCGATGCAACCGTCACGCGTTCGTCAAACGATGATCGAACGCGAGTGATGTTCCACCTCGGCCATCCAAACGATGAAACACTCCCCGAAAAAATTGCTCACATCGCCAATCCAAGCAACCAACGCGATCGGCAAGGTTCCTCCGAAGACAACGACTTTCCATCGCTTCGAGGCCGCTTGGCAATCGACGGGAACACGTTGAAGATTCGAATGTCCTGGGACGAAGACGAACCGGTCCGGATCAATCGAATTCGGTGGCGTGTTCCGATCGCCTATCGAGTCGTCACCGAAACTCAACGAGCCGACCAAACCGTACCCCAGTCACTCATCGCCCAAGTTCAATTACGTCCCACCGACGCGTCTGACTTGTCCTGGGGAAACGAACACTTCGCCGCAGAAATTGACTTCGAATCCGAAGGTCAGTGTGGTCGGGTTCATTTGACCTGCCAGCGATCCGGAGAATCCCCGGATGAGTCGCTTCCACTAAATGGGTTTGCAATCCTTGGGCCTGTTCCGGCGCAAGCCAACTCAGAAGAAGAACTGATTCGTTTGGCTCAACAGAACTTTGCTGCCGAACGATGGGAAATACTAGATAGCCAAAGCTTGAGTTGGCGAACGAATGCCCGCGACGGATACATCAATCAAGAATGGATGAATCCAGAATACGTTCGCACGACGGGAACGTGGGATGCCGAATCGCCGACCTATGCGTTGCGAACGGTCGTCACTTCTCCCGATGATCGTCAAGCCGACTTGGTGGTCAGCCATCCGTCAATCACCACTGTCGTCATCAATGGCGAAGTGATTGAACCGTCGCACAATCACTCCGCACGCGTCACACTCAAGTCCGGTGAAAATACGATTGCAATTGTCTATCCGGGATGCCGATTGAACGTCGGCACGCAGCGTCTTTCTGCATGTTTCTTCCGTCTCGCGGACCCCGCGACCAGAGAACGTTTTCGTGACATCAAATATGCCGCCAATTGA